The Verrucomicrobium spinosum DSM 4136 = JCM 18804 genome includes a region encoding these proteins:
- a CDS encoding DUF1553 domain-containing protein, translated as MSSFVFLMLGGAAVPLFAAEGTKVLQYNRDVRPILADHCFNCHGADERQRKGKLRLDEREGALSGKAVVPGHPEASELIKRILTEDPEEVMPPPKSHNTLTEAEKATLRRWIESGAEYQKHWAFIPPQKVEVPAPKTLPSGWDGAVDGFVLKQLEEHGMTPAGPANREAWLRRVTFALTGLPPGIKEMDAFLGDISGTEADARAKVVDRLLGSRSYGEHLAKDWLDAARYADSYGRHEDGDMLVWPWRDWVIRSFNNNLPYDQFVLAQTAGDLLPGSTRDQKVATAFNRLAQQSNESGSDPEEFRLDQVSDRVRANGLAFMGLTIECAKCHDHKYDPISQREYWQMAAFFDNIDENGVYSQFCPKATPSPSLLLPDASQEEKLVELQHQIETREHALEAMRKEVRPAFEKRIAEEGIPGASKSGLVNSIKALFGQREFNPWTQRAKAHFDFEPESVARQDGDRVLLNREDKAKSARLRVKLDPVEKGARGKAMLMKGDDEINIPRMGDFKEYDAFSFAVWLQPGETRDRATVVACSRGGNDDGRGYEVVLENEVPSFALMHFFPGNEIRIRARTSLPLNQWSHLAVTYDGSSRAEGMKMYINGELASVEVVHDHLKRDISRREEWGDIGIDQVRFTLGGREHDSPLKNCGVDEYYVFGRGISAGEVKNLAGVPSQAADWLDWWLALKHDGWKTAQSELRKLREARTAVTNEVLEIMVMQELPAARPAFVRLRGDHRQKGEPVQPDVPQQILPWPEGAPRNRLGFGQWLVSPQHPLVARVAVNRIWQMFFGRGLVGTPEDFGTRGELPSHPELLDWLACDFREHGWDVKRLCRMIALSGTFGQSAIPGDPMQLTADPANKWLARGPVVRLAGEELRDQALAASGLFVDKVGGPSVYPYLPLGIYRDSGLQQNYVESQGEGLYRRSLYTFWRRTLAPPNLAAFDAPTREFCVMRREKTSTPVQALVLLNDPQYVEAQRVLAARVLKEAGDDDAAACATAFRLLLGRLPTGQEQAVLLCVLGGHSDHYRTHLDEARAFLQNGHHAADEHLEPARVAAMAMVVRTLMSHVEAVNR; from the coding sequence ATGTCTTCCTTTGTTTTCTTGATGCTGGGAGGGGCTGCGGTCCCGCTTTTTGCAGCAGAGGGGACCAAGGTTCTCCAGTACAATCGGGACGTTCGCCCCATTCTGGCGGACCATTGCTTCAATTGCCACGGAGCGGACGAGCGGCAACGCAAGGGCAAGCTGCGCCTTGATGAGAGGGAAGGGGCATTGTCTGGCAAGGCCGTCGTTCCTGGTCATCCTGAGGCGAGTGAACTGATCAAGCGCATTCTCACAGAGGATCCGGAGGAGGTGATGCCTCCGCCCAAGTCCCACAACACGCTCACGGAGGCTGAAAAGGCCACTCTGAGGCGCTGGATCGAATCCGGGGCGGAGTACCAAAAGCATTGGGCGTTTATTCCCCCTCAGAAGGTCGAAGTACCCGCGCCCAAGACACTTCCATCTGGATGGGATGGTGCGGTGGACGGCTTTGTGCTGAAACAGTTGGAGGAGCATGGGATGACTCCGGCCGGGCCAGCGAATCGAGAAGCGTGGCTGCGCCGGGTGACTTTTGCCCTCACCGGGTTGCCTCCCGGGATCAAGGAAATGGACGCTTTCCTGGGTGACATCTCAGGAACGGAAGCCGATGCACGGGCCAAGGTGGTGGATCGCCTGCTGGGCTCACGTTCCTATGGCGAACATCTGGCAAAGGACTGGCTGGATGCGGCGCGCTATGCCGACAGCTATGGTCGTCATGAAGACGGGGACATGCTGGTGTGGCCCTGGCGGGACTGGGTGATCCGTTCCTTCAACAACAACCTTCCTTACGATCAGTTTGTCCTCGCTCAAACTGCAGGTGACCTCCTGCCGGGATCCACGCGGGATCAGAAGGTGGCCACTGCCTTCAACCGGCTGGCGCAGCAGTCCAACGAGAGTGGGAGCGATCCCGAGGAGTTTCGGCTGGATCAGGTGAGCGATCGGGTGCGGGCCAATGGTCTGGCCTTCATGGGGCTGACCATCGAGTGCGCCAAGTGCCACGACCACAAGTATGACCCCATCAGTCAACGGGAGTACTGGCAGATGGCGGCCTTCTTCGACAACATCGACGAGAACGGCGTGTACTCGCAGTTCTGTCCCAAGGCGACGCCTTCGCCCTCCCTGCTGCTGCCAGATGCCTCTCAGGAGGAGAAGCTGGTGGAGCTGCAGCATCAGATCGAGACGCGTGAGCATGCCCTGGAAGCCATGCGCAAGGAGGTGAGGCCTGCCTTTGAGAAACGGATCGCTGAAGAAGGTATCCCCGGGGCGTCCAAGTCCGGTCTCGTCAATAGCATCAAGGCGTTGTTTGGCCAGCGGGAGTTCAATCCCTGGACCCAACGGGCCAAGGCGCACTTCGACTTTGAACCCGAGTCCGTGGCCAGGCAGGACGGCGATCGGGTGCTGCTGAATCGTGAGGACAAGGCGAAGTCTGCACGGCTCCGCGTCAAGCTGGATCCGGTGGAGAAAGGCGCACGTGGCAAGGCCATGCTTATGAAGGGGGATGATGAAATAAACATCCCGCGCATGGGTGACTTCAAGGAGTATGACGCCTTCAGTTTCGCGGTCTGGCTCCAGCCGGGTGAGACGCGGGATCGGGCGACTGTGGTGGCCTGCTCGCGTGGCGGCAATGATGATGGGAGAGGCTACGAAGTGGTGCTCGAAAATGAGGTCCCTTCCTTCGCCCTGATGCACTTTTTCCCAGGAAACGAAATCCGCATTCGTGCCCGGACGTCTTTGCCGCTGAACCAGTGGAGTCATCTGGCCGTGACCTATGACGGCTCCAGCCGGGCTGAGGGCATGAAGATGTATATCAACGGGGAACTGGCCTCCGTGGAGGTGGTGCACGACCACCTGAAGCGGGACATCTCCCGCCGTGAGGAGTGGGGGGACATAGGCATCGACCAAGTGCGTTTCACCCTGGGCGGGCGTGAGCATGATTCGCCGCTCAAGAACTGCGGGGTGGACGAGTACTACGTGTTCGGTCGCGGCATCTCCGCGGGAGAAGTGAAGAATCTGGCCGGCGTGCCTTCTCAAGCTGCGGACTGGCTGGACTGGTGGCTGGCGCTCAAACACGATGGCTGGAAGACGGCCCAATCAGAGCTGAGGAAACTACGCGAGGCCCGGACGGCGGTGACCAACGAGGTGCTGGAGATCATGGTGATGCAGGAGTTGCCCGCGGCTCGGCCCGCTTTTGTGCGACTAAGGGGCGACCACCGCCAGAAAGGGGAGCCGGTGCAGCCGGACGTGCCGCAGCAGATCCTGCCGTGGCCGGAAGGGGCGCCGCGCAACCGGCTCGGCTTTGGCCAGTGGCTGGTGAGTCCGCAGCATCCGCTGGTTGCCAGGGTAGCGGTCAATCGCATCTGGCAGATGTTCTTTGGTCGCGGTCTGGTGGGCACGCCGGAGGATTTTGGGACACGCGGGGAACTTCCCTCTCACCCGGAGCTTCTCGACTGGCTGGCTTGCGACTTTCGTGAGCACGGCTGGGATGTGAAGCGGCTGTGCCGCATGATCGCCCTCTCAGGAACCTTTGGGCAGAGTGCCATTCCAGGGGATCCCATGCAATTGACTGCCGACCCCGCCAACAAATGGTTGGCTCGCGGGCCGGTGGTGCGTCTGGCCGGGGAGGAACTGCGAGATCAAGCGCTGGCCGCCAGCGGGCTCTTTGTGGACAAAGTGGGAGGCCCCAGTGTGTACCCTTATCTGCCGCTGGGGATCTATCGCGACAGCGGCTTGCAGCAGAACTACGTGGAGAGCCAGGGGGAGGGCTTGTATCGTCGCAGCCTCTACACCTTCTGGCGGCGCACGCTGGCACCACCGAATCTGGCGGCGTTTGATGCTCCCACGCGCGAGTTCTGTGTAATGCGTCGGGAGAAGACCAGCACCCCGGTGCAGGCCCTCGTGTTGCTGAATGATCCCCAGTACGTGGAGGCTCAGCGGGTGCTGGCGGCCCGGGTGTTGAAGGAAGCCGGGGATGATGATGCGGCGGCCTGTGCTACGGCCTTCCGGCTGCTGCTGGGCCGGCTGCCCACCGGGCAGGAGCAGGCTGTGCTTCTGTGTGTGCTGGGTGGCCACTCGGATCACTATCGGACCCACTTGGATGAAGCCAGGGCCTTCCTCCAGAACGGCCATCATGCGGCCGATGAACATCTCGAACCCGCACGAGTGGCAGCCATGGCCATGGTGGTGCGCACGCTCATGAGCCACGTGGAAGCCGTCAACCGTTGA
- a CDS encoding DUF1501 domain-containing protein gives MTDNSKLTRRQMLSRAGCGLGGLAFASLLGAAESGAGPGLSSLPGLPHFAPKARRVIFLFMSGGPSHVDSFDNKPVLLKRQGDSLPESYRKGAQKLPGMSGNQTLFQLKGSSYPFKQYGQSGAWVSDAFPHTAKMVDDLCFIKSMHSESVNHDPAITFIQTGSPLAGRPSVGSWVQYGLGRDNQNLPAFITMISRRPVDQPLSAKLWGSGFLPTQYEGVQFRASKDPVLYLGDPAGVSRDTTKRVLDGLRDLQAAQPGVSSQAATAAALDARWAEYEMAFRMQSSIPEVTDLKGEPDHVFDLYGPDARHPGTFAANCIQARRLAERGVKFIQLFHPGWDLHSNMEKGFPVLAQEVDQPCAALIADLKQRDLLKDTLVIWGGEFGRTCYLQGRLGKMGQGGRDHHPNCFTFWMAGGGAKPGVTYGETDELGHAIVRDPVHVHDFHATLLHLLGIDHERFTYRFQGRDFRLTDVSGSVVKRILA, from the coding sequence ATGACTGACAATTCCAAACTCACGCGGAGACAGATGCTGAGCCGGGCGGGCTGTGGTCTGGGCGGCCTGGCCTTTGCCAGCCTGTTGGGGGCCGCAGAATCGGGCGCAGGCCCGGGGCTCTCCAGTTTGCCCGGGCTGCCGCACTTCGCACCCAAGGCCAGGCGGGTCATTTTCCTCTTTATGAGCGGAGGGCCGTCGCATGTGGACAGCTTCGACAACAAGCCAGTGCTGCTGAAGCGCCAGGGGGACAGCCTGCCAGAGAGCTATCGCAAGGGGGCTCAGAAGCTGCCCGGCATGTCAGGCAATCAGACGCTCTTCCAGCTCAAAGGTTCCTCGTACCCGTTCAAGCAGTACGGCCAGAGCGGGGCCTGGGTGAGTGATGCCTTTCCCCACACGGCGAAGATGGTGGACGACCTCTGTTTCATCAAGTCGATGCATTCGGAATCGGTGAACCATGATCCGGCCATCACGTTTATCCAGACCGGCTCTCCGCTGGCAGGTCGCCCCAGCGTGGGCTCCTGGGTGCAATATGGGCTGGGGCGTGACAACCAGAACCTGCCGGCCTTCATCACCATGATCTCACGACGGCCCGTGGATCAGCCATTAAGTGCCAAGCTGTGGGGCAGTGGGTTCCTCCCGACGCAGTACGAAGGCGTGCAGTTTCGCGCTTCCAAGGATCCAGTGCTCTACCTGGGAGACCCGGCGGGGGTCAGCCGCGACACGACCAAGCGGGTGCTGGATGGTCTGAGGGATCTCCAGGCAGCTCAGCCGGGAGTAAGCTCCCAGGCCGCCACGGCTGCTGCGCTCGATGCCCGGTGGGCGGAGTACGAGATGGCCTTTCGCATGCAGTCCTCCATCCCAGAGGTGACAGACTTGAAAGGAGAACCCGATCACGTATTTGATCTCTACGGTCCCGATGCTCGCCATCCGGGGACTTTCGCTGCGAACTGCATTCAGGCCCGCCGTCTGGCCGAGCGCGGAGTGAAGTTCATCCAGCTCTTCCATCCAGGATGGGACCTGCACAGCAACATGGAGAAGGGCTTTCCAGTCCTGGCCCAGGAAGTGGACCAACCCTGCGCCGCACTCATCGCCGATCTCAAACAGCGCGACCTGCTGAAGGACACTCTGGTCATCTGGGGTGGGGAATTTGGACGCACCTGCTACCTACAGGGGCGTCTGGGCAAGATGGGACAGGGGGGCAGGGATCATCACCCCAACTGCTTCACCTTCTGGATGGCGGGAGGTGGCGCGAAGCCGGGGGTGACCTATGGGGAGACGGATGAACTGGGGCACGCCATTGTGCGGGACCCTGTGCATGTGCATGACTTCCATGCAACCCTCCTGCACCTGTTGGGTATTGATCACGAGCGGTTCACCTACCGCTTTCAGGGACGGGACTTCCGGCTTACGGATGTGTCGGGGAGTGTGGTGAAGCGGATTCTGGCATGA